In the genome of Astatotilapia calliptera chromosome 18, fAstCal1.2, whole genome shotgun sequence, the window AACGGTGGAGGATGGAGCAGCTACAAACTTCGCTTTTCTTCACATCAAGTTTGTTGATCAGGTTCTTTGATGAAGGACTCCCGCTAGCTTTTTCCCACTAAAGGTTTAATGGTGATTACAGGAACAGCGCTCCTCTTTTGAACGCtggaaacatgttttctttcagtCAACCTGAGCTCACCGTCTCTGTAACAGCTTGGCTTCTTCGCTCTCCACGTTGTTTAAACAGACTCCGACTCCTCGTTAAAGTGTgccagcatcatcatcactgctgctgttgttttatcAGTGCTTACGTTTAAAAACTGGGGTCGGTGTCTAATGTTGTCAAACTTTTTATTCATACGCTGCTGCTGAGTACGTTTCTATTGCAGGACTGTTTAGTCGCAAATGTGGGTGAAACGCTCATGTTTCCATAGTGACATAGTCATGCATTAAAAGAAGTATCGAAGTAACAAATTTGTGTTGAGAATTTTTTATAATCAAAGCTAgaatttttattctttgtggCTAAAATAAGAGTAATTTCAGTCCTGAATTATTAGCTCCAAGTCTGATTTTTGCCACTTCATTTGAGTGTTTGTCATAAACATCATAACCAAAAGCACAGCTCATCAGGCTGTACACTGATCACACTGTCTGCCTGAGGCCTTTTAGCAAACTGTGGTTAAAATTTCATGACCGTCACAGGAACCTCTCTGTCATGAAGCCATCACAGATGAATTGCAGTAAAAACAGACTTGAGTCTGACGTGCTCACTTGTTCGCTTTAACCTACGTAAGGAAGTTTTTCTCTCGTGAATTCCTAACCTGAAATATCCAATTTGCACATGATTTTTGGATGGTAGATTATTACCTCTTGACATTTGAAACCTGTCGTTATTTCATAGTTGCTATAGAGTGCATTGTGTCCTTCACCAGTAAACCTCCCCCAGAGATGAGGTTTTATGATTGACCGTTGACTGTACAAGTGGTAAATGTTGTAAAATTAACATCATTACAGCCTTTTATGTCTACTGTTAAGCTGAAGGATAGGTGTTTTCCTTGTAGCTATTtactgcatttttgttttcatgccaCATTGTGTCATAGTAGTCATTCCATTGCCTTGTAATGTTTTTATAGCCTCTTCACAATTAAATACGGGATGCAGCAGCCACTGCTATACAAGACTgacagcagtaaaaataaagcagtaGGATAACTGTTGGCTTTAAAAGTGGCTCTTTTTAAgtgtcattaaaaaacaaatctgttcaTATAGTAGAAAACTAACTTACAGTTCTCTCTTAAAGGCTAAGCCTGATTTAAACACAACGCTGCCAGTTCGACAGACAGCTTCCATCTTCAAACAGCCAGTGACCAAAGTAACAAATCACCCCAACAACAAGGTGAAGACGGACCCCCAGAAGGCTGTGGAACAACCAAAACAAGTAAGTCAGAAGCAGAAAAGGTGTgtcaagtgtttgtttgttttctaatggtaatttaattttgtgtgtgtgtgtgtgagtgactgactgactgactgactgactgactgactgactgactgactgactgactgactgactgactgactgactgactgagatGTTCAGTTTTGGAAACACTGTGcctaaaatacacaaaaggtATCTTCCTTTTTGCTTCACTCTTTAGCTGTTCTGGGAGAGGAAGTTGAGCGGATTAAATGCATTCGATATAGCAGAAGAGCTGGTCAAAACGATGGATCTCCCCAAAGGCTTGCAGGGTGAGGTTAACCTTTAAAACTTATCCGTCACATATAATTCAAACAGAAATAATTCTACCAGGTTGACCCATACCACCTGATTTTCTCTTCTTAGGGGTGGGGCCTGCATGTTCAGACAAAACGCTGCTCTCTGCGATCGCCAGCGCCCTGCACACCAGCCCGGCGCCCATCACGGGACAGCTCACTGCTGCGGTGGAGAAAAATCCAGGAGTCTGGCTCAACACTGCGCAGCCTCTCTGCAAAGCCTTTGTAGTGACTGATGATGATATTAGGTGAGATACTTTCATATTTAACACAAAGGAGTTCTGATTTTCTAACTGTAATACTAAGTGATATTATTCATGCATAGGAAACTGATGAAGGCTTGAGTCTGCTGCTGGTGGCTTCTTCTGTGAAGGGTGTCAAATGTAAATCAAGTGCACTCTAAAAGTGCATTTCAACATGTTCCACCACTACCAAGCAGTGAGgtggtgtttcttttttcttgttgggcacatgctgctgttttcaaCAATCAATGGCTTGACTGTCAGTGActgttttctgttctcatgTAGCGTACGCCACCACAGTGACAGGTTCTCACAAAACTCTACATGATGAGCTTCAGTTTTGGAATcatttggatttttcttttaaaggaaaaactcctaATGCTAAGGCTCCGGTTGCCCAGGTAACCCTCTAATGTTGGGGTTGCTGAGGCACTCTGTTTAGGGTAAAATCATGTAATCAATTTATTCTTGGAGCGGTCTAGAAACCAAAACTGACCACCATGTATTGACAAATGCACAGTACTCTTCACACTCATAGGTTGTTGCATCCATCACTCACCTCGAAATTTAGAGAAGTTTATCCTGCAACCCGCCCAGTTTGCGTCACTACAGggggtttcttttgtttgtcaTCTTTTTTGACTACTGCTTGTAGTTGTTTGCTGAATGTCCCAGACTTTCTGTGGTCGTTAcaaatcacttcctgtgtggagaTGGCTTTAAGGTGTATATTGTCAAAAGGCAAAGGCTTGTGACCAGTTtaaagtaagaaataaaatgaaaaagggcCTTAAAGCCTCAGAcaacattatcattattattatttaatcagGAAGTGAAACTTCAGATTAAGAATCTCTTGTTTCTGTGAAGAACGCATCATTAACCCGGGGAGCTGAGCTCTTGGAGGGAAAAACTCCATACAAGGGGCCCTTGCTGGGTTCACACACTGGACTCCAATAGTAAAACCATTAAATAGGCTTTAAAATTGCATAGTAATGTCACTGAGGACATCAATATCTTGTCTGAAAAAGCTTTGTCAGAGCTGTCAACGGACAAATGCAACTGGTCTTGGTATTCACATTTAGTATAAGCTGGTAGCCGGTCACTTGACCTGTGAGCGCAGACGTTTTCTATTCCAGTGACACAAGAATACAGCTTTAAATTCAGGCTCAACATATAGTGAATCAGCACTTTGTACCTATTTACTGAAGCTCCAGCTAGTATGCTATAGCTGATGATAAAAAACTTGTGCACTGCCAAAACCAGcgcactttatttttattgcaggaAAGTAGATGTTTGACTCTCGGAGCGTTCTGAACCAAGGACATTTCATACTGAGAAACAAGTGTTACACACTGAAAACTTGGGACAGTTGTATCACAAGTCACCATTATTATTTTGCTATTTGACCTTCAGTTCAGGCACATTATTATATAAATGTTAGAAAAGCAAACTAAATTCACTGTGTTCAAAAGTTCAATCTTGAGATTTACTTTGTGTTCTGCTTCTCTTTTATGGCTTTGTAATGAGTCATACTTTGCATTTATACTCTTATACCAAATTGAACTATGGTGTCTTTTTATGGGTCACTGGTGAGAACAGCAAATCAGCCTCAGTCCATTTAGCAAAAAGCAAGATAAAATGCAGAtatgtggtttttctttttctttttttttttctttttttttggaaacgTGACCACTAACCATGTGACGTTAACTTATCTATCATTTTGGAAGTGTGACAATCATGGTCACAATGTATGATCAAGTGACTAAGgacccagtcacacaggccttgAGACCAGTCTGTGACCACCTGGCAACCACTTGTCACTAGGAGAAAATGTGTGTTACTCAGCCAGCAGGCAGAAAGCTCCCTGTCCTTGGTCTCGAGTGATGTGTGTATGACCTCAGGTGAGAAACAAGAATAGAGAACAGGGCTATTTCTTTGTATATTTAATGGGAACCtgttattctgacttttattcttggactctgctAAAATAGATTTGCATAACTTGAGTGCATGAGTCAGCTGTTTTACCTTATCTTCTCTGAAGGCCACCCTCACTTTATGCCACCTGtctgctgattggctgcccctcaatCGCATACGGTTTGAAGAGCACGGCTCTGAAGCTGCTGTGTTCAGacataaatgtgtttctgaGATCGTATCAAAGATTTGCCCTGTTATTGAGtgtgcatacatacatacatacaatcCTCCTTCACCAGTGACATTAATTTCCCAAAACATGTTAGCATTTTTAGTTATTGTAATGATGTGCAAAGTTTTCTAGACTGAAGTGCTCATATTAAAATTTAGAGCACACGTTTCCATGTATAAGTCATAAAAACAGACTCAATCTCCACAGAGGAGATGCACATTTCTTCTGTGTTCATGTGTTGGATGTATCATCTACAGTTATCAAGCTTCATGTCTCTGGGAattgaatgtatttatttttttattgcttattttgggtctgaaaatgaaatgattttCTGGAgtgagcaaaaataaataaataaaaatcagcctCCCTCTAAGGTCACGTGGTGGGCTGAGGTGTAGTGTGCGGCTCTTTGGTGGACATCAAATGATTTGCACTTTTCCTTCCCTGAAACTTTT includes:
- the LOC113010065 gene encoding methyl-CpG-binding domain protein 3-like — protein: MERKSLPVKRILNKPQIFRGSPHTDVNAGHSRGEQSLLIKGQRSRHNHLYDISHQIRAKPDLNTTLPVRQTASIFKQPVTKVTNHPNNKVKTDPQKAVEQPKQLFWERKLSGLNAFDIAEELVKTMDLPKGLQGVGPACSDKTLLSAIASALHTSPAPITGQLTAAVEKNPGVWLNTAQPLCKAFVVTDDDIRKQEDLVQNVRRRLEEALMADMLAHIKDTAADVEAEVKGEQVEKEEL